One stretch of Arachis hypogaea cultivar Tifrunner chromosome 20, arahy.Tifrunner.gnm2.J5K5, whole genome shotgun sequence DNA includes these proteins:
- the LOC140183010 gene encoding uncharacterized protein, which produces MIETGLVRRILVDTGANSNIHFRGAFDKLGLRNDNLQTDRNELTGLGDNFLKPDGFIVLPLTIGTGNQRKTILSEFVVLKDSTAYNVILERKTINDLSAVIFTKYLLMKFTAEDGSIETIHGDREIAVECDNASLALRKRSRDVAGIFLADLDAR; this is translated from the coding sequence ATGATCGAAACCGGGCTAGTCAGAAGAATACTGGTGGATACAGGAGCAAACTCTAACATCCATTTCAGAGGAGCCTTCGACAAGCTTGGCCTCCGCAATGACAATCTACAAACAGACCGCAACGAACTCACTggactcggagacaacttccTCAAACCAGACGGTTTCATCGTCCTTCCCCTCACCATAGGGACgggaaaccaaaggaagacaatcCTATCCGAGTTCGTGGTCCTCAAAGACTCCACCGCCTACAACGTCATCCTCGAaagaaaaacaatcaacgacCTCTCCGCCGTCATCTTCACTAAATACCTTCTCATGAAGTTCACAGCAGAAGATGGCTCCATCGAAACCATCCACGGAGATCGGGAAATCGCAGTAGAATGCGACAACGCCAGCCTAGCCTTGCGAAAAAGATCCCGCGATGTGGCTGGCATATTCTTAGCCGACCTGGATGCCCGATAA